A region of Streptomyces sp. NBC_01788 DNA encodes the following proteins:
- the pstC gene encoding phosphate ABC transporter permease subunit PstC, producing the protein MAATHHGPGGRNADGPGQDRAESETAVSDRSESDRSESGRSASEGSGSGRSGSGRSRSDGGQSGRPEPVEGPFNRPESGEPSPRRPRAARGFGDRVFRLQLTATGVVVLAIMAAVGLFLLLRAGQALRVAKFSFFTTAAWQPDAHNFGIAAVLTGTLLIAAVAVAVSVPLAVATALFISDVAPRKLRRTLVAMVDLMAAVPSVVYGLWGLFLLQQNVIGLSRWLSDWFGWIPLFTVDGTQPGDPLASASVYTASTFIAGIVVALMVAPIQCSVMREVFAQAPAGEREGAYALGATRWGMIRAVVLPYGKGGMIGGTMLGLGRALGETIAVYMIISPVFVIQPHILQTGSNSVSALIALHYGDASSFGMSALMAAGLALFVLTLAVNFTASTIAARSRSGAQSEA; encoded by the coding sequence GTGGCGGCCACGCACCATGGGCCCGGCGGTAGGAATGCGGACGGACCGGGCCAGGACAGAGCAGAGTCCGAGACGGCGGTTTCCGACAGATCGGAGTCCGACAGATCGGAGTCCGGCAGATCAGCGTCCGAGGGATCGGGGTCCGGCAGATCGGGGTCCGGCAGATCGAGGTCCGACGGAGGGCAGTCCGGACGACCGGAACCCGTCGAAGGGCCTTTCAACCGACCGGAGTCGGGTGAACCGTCGCCCCGGCGGCCCCGGGCCGCACGCGGGTTCGGCGACCGGGTCTTTCGCCTCCAGCTGACGGCCACCGGAGTCGTCGTCCTCGCCATCATGGCGGCGGTCGGCCTCTTCCTGCTGCTGCGGGCCGGACAGGCGCTGCGCGTCGCCAAGTTCTCGTTCTTCACCACTGCCGCCTGGCAGCCGGACGCCCACAACTTCGGCATCGCGGCCGTACTCACCGGAACCCTGCTGATCGCCGCCGTCGCGGTGGCCGTCTCCGTTCCGCTGGCCGTCGCGACAGCCCTGTTCATCTCGGACGTGGCGCCGCGCAAGCTGCGCCGCACCCTGGTCGCCATGGTCGACCTGATGGCCGCCGTGCCGTCGGTGGTGTACGGGCTGTGGGGGCTGTTCCTCCTCCAGCAGAACGTGATCGGGCTCTCGCGCTGGCTGTCCGACTGGTTCGGCTGGATCCCGCTGTTCACGGTGGACGGCACCCAGCCGGGCGACCCGCTCGCCTCCGCCAGCGTCTACACCGCGTCCACCTTCATCGCCGGGATCGTCGTCGCCCTGATGGTCGCGCCGATCCAGTGCTCGGTGATGCGGGAGGTCTTCGCACAGGCCCCGGCCGGCGAACGCGAGGGCGCCTACGCGCTCGGTGCCACCCGCTGGGGGATGATCCGCGCGGTCGTCCTGCCCTACGGCAAGGGCGGCATGATCGGCGGGACGATGCTCGGGCTGGGCAGGGCGCTCGGCGAGACGATCGCGGTGTACATGATCATCTCACCGGTCTTCGTCATCCAGCCGCACATCCTGCAGACCGGCTCGAACTCGGTCTCCGCGCTGATCGCGCTCCACTACGGCGATGCCTCCTCCTTCGGTATGTCGGCGCTGATGGCGGCGGGCCTGGCGCTGTTCGTGCTCACCCTGGCGGTCAACTTCACGGCCTCCACCATCGCGGCCCGCTCCCGTTCCGGCGCACAGAGCGAGGCATGA
- a CDS encoding penicillin acylase family protein yields MTKGCGVATEVYRDDWGIPHLRADGVAELARAQGRVTALDRSWQLEVERHRAQGTSASFLGPSALPWDRFARRARLDDTARRCFMALERCDAETADWVRAYVDGVNAGLTAATAPEFARAGLTPGRWEPWTPLGVWLATHILFAGFPAKLWREQVVTRLDADAVGLFATDGPGTSGSNGWLVAGERTVTGQPVIAGDPHRFIEEPGVYQQIHLACPEFDVVGLAVPGVPGIAHFGHTGTVAWAITNAMADYQDLYRERLRRTGAGVEALGPDGIWRRAARHTETIEVAGEDPVEVEVLETERGPVVIGGPEGLDDGADESGAVPVAISLRHPPRVTGDLGFEALLPLLRARRVADVDRAVDRWAEPVNVVQAADTRGGVLHRVAGRVPVRSEANRIRVVPAWEPGHDWRGWHEPPRAGLTDGVAVMANQRGPAAPLGVEFAPPHRADRIRGLLDERRRWSAAEVSALHTDTWLASAAPLLGHLAALDGLSDGAAALRDRLLRWDRHMDADSTDAALFATVRSAVVRRLAAHPAFAVLADPPAYPEVFLPWLALLPRVAYALEHLLTAEKSYGIDRPSTVREAIEEAAARPPAGTWGDTHRLAPWRALPPGTPYDEPGLSGDHDCVLCTSAVPGLTDLAARGPAARYVWDLARREDSRWVVPFGASGIPGSPHHRDQLPLWRAGKLVPVVTDWERMKKESEETDV; encoded by the coding sequence ATGACGAAGGGGTGTGGGGTGGCGACCGAGGTCTACCGCGACGACTGGGGCATTCCCCACCTGCGTGCGGACGGCGTGGCGGAACTGGCCCGCGCCCAGGGCCGCGTCACCGCCCTGGACCGCTCTTGGCAACTGGAGGTGGAGCGGCACCGCGCACAGGGCACCTCGGCGTCCTTCCTCGGCCCGTCGGCCCTGCCCTGGGACCGGTTCGCGCGGCGCGCCCGCCTGGACGACACCGCGCGCCGCTGCTTCATGGCCCTGGAGCGGTGCGACGCGGAGACGGCGGACTGGGTCCGGGCGTACGTGGACGGCGTCAACGCCGGACTGACGGCCGCCACGGCCCCGGAGTTCGCCCGCGCCGGCCTCACGCCCGGCCGCTGGGAGCCGTGGACGCCCCTGGGTGTCTGGCTCGCCACTCACATCCTCTTCGCGGGCTTCCCCGCCAAGCTGTGGCGCGAGCAGGTGGTGACCCGCCTCGACGCGGACGCGGTGGGCCTGTTCGCCACCGACGGCCCCGGCACCTCGGGCAGCAACGGCTGGCTCGTCGCCGGCGAGCGGACCGTCACCGGGCAGCCGGTCATCGCGGGCGACCCGCACCGCTTCATCGAGGAGCCGGGCGTCTACCAGCAGATCCACCTGGCGTGCCCCGAGTTCGACGTCGTCGGCCTCGCCGTGCCCGGCGTCCCCGGCATCGCCCACTTCGGGCACACCGGCACGGTCGCCTGGGCCATCACCAACGCCATGGCCGACTACCAGGACCTGTACCGGGAACGGCTGCGGCGCACCGGCGCCGGCGTCGAGGCGCTCGGTCCGGACGGCATCTGGCGGCGGGCCGCCCGGCACACCGAGACGATCGAGGTGGCCGGAGAGGATCCGGTCGAGGTGGAGGTGCTGGAGACCGAGCGGGGCCCCGTCGTCATCGGCGGCCCCGAAGGGCTGGACGACGGTGCGGACGAGTCCGGCGCGGTCCCGGTCGCGATCAGCCTGCGCCACCCGCCCCGTGTCACCGGCGACCTCGGGTTCGAGGCCCTGCTGCCCCTGCTGCGGGCGCGCCGGGTTGCCGACGTCGACCGGGCCGTGGACCGGTGGGCCGAGCCGGTCAACGTCGTGCAGGCCGCCGACACCCGGGGCGGGGTGCTGCACCGCGTGGCCGGCCGGGTGCCGGTGCGGTCCGAGGCCAACCGGATCCGTGTGGTGCCCGCCTGGGAGCCCGGACACGACTGGCGGGGATGGCACGAGCCGCCGCGCGCCGGACTGACCGACGGCGTCGCCGTCATGGCCAATCAGCGCGGCCCGGCCGCCCCCCTGGGCGTCGAGTTCGCCCCGCCGCACCGCGCCGACCGCATCCGGGGCCTGCTCGACGAGCGCCGGCGGTGGTCCGCCGCCGAGGTCTCCGCGCTCCACACCGACACCTGGCTCGCCTCCGCCGCGCCCCTGCTGGGACACCTCGCCGCCCTCGACGGCCTGAGCGACGGGGCCGCCGCCCTGCGGGACAGGCTCCTGCGGTGGGACCGCCACATGGACGCCGACAGTACCGACGCGGCCCTCTTCGCGACCGTGCGCTCTGCTGTCGTACGCCGGCTGGCGGCCCATCCCGCCTTCGCCGTGCTGGCCGACCCGCCCGCGTACCCCGAGGTCTTCCTGCCCTGGCTGGCCCTGCTCCCGCGCGTCGCCTACGCCCTCGAACACCTCCTGACCGCCGAGAAGTCGTACGGGATCGACCGGCCGTCCACCGTCCGCGAGGCGATCGAGGAGGCAGCCGCCCGGCCACCCGCGGGCACCTGGGGGGACACCCACCGCCTCGCCCCCTGGCGGGCGCTGCCGCCCGGGACGCCGTACGACGAACCCGGACTGTCCGGCGACCACGACTGCGTGCTGTGCACCTCCGCCGTCCCCGGCCTCACCGACCTGGCCGCGCGTGGTCCGGCCGCCCGCTACGTGTGGGACCTGGCACGCCGCGAGGACAGCCGGTGGGTGGTCCCGTTCGGCGCGTCCGGGATCCCCGGCTCGCCCCACCACCGCGACCAACTGCCCCTGTGGCGCGCGGGAAAGCTCGTCCCGGTCGTCACCGACTGGGAGCGGATGAAGAAGGAGAGCGAGGAGACCGATGTCTGA
- a CDS encoding GNAT family N-acetyltransferase, whose protein sequence is MSDAHSVSTAHTVNAPHRPYASREAVHEEHLDGFGTVRVLPLDARADAGVVHRWVSEQRAAFWGMTGLTEEQVAEIYAHMATLDTHHAFLVAKDGEPVALLQTYEPSADRVGECYAVDPGDLGIHLLLAPAAPGAERSGWTSRLMTALLSYVLLGPGRTRVVVDPDVRNGKAVARFLREGFTAGPLVTLPEVDLPDVYLPEKKAQLAFFSREAALLPA, encoded by the coding sequence ATGTCTGACGCGCACAGCGTGAGCACCGCGCACACCGTCAACGCCCCGCACCGCCCGTACGCCTCCCGCGAGGCCGTCCACGAGGAGCACCTCGACGGCTTCGGCACCGTTCGCGTGTTGCCGCTGGACGCACGGGCCGACGCCGGGGTGGTCCACCGCTGGGTGAGTGAGCAACGGGCCGCGTTCTGGGGCATGACCGGTCTCACCGAGGAGCAGGTGGCCGAGATCTACGCCCATATGGCCACCCTCGACACCCACCACGCCTTCCTCGTCGCGAAGGACGGCGAACCGGTCGCCCTCCTCCAGACCTACGAACCGTCCGCCGACCGCGTCGGCGAGTGCTACGCCGTCGATCCCGGCGACCTCGGCATCCATCTGCTCCTGGCACCCGCCGCGCCGGGCGCCGAGCGGTCCGGGTGGACCTCCCGGCTGATGACGGCCCTGCTGTCGTACGTCCTCCTGGGCCCCGGCCGCACCCGTGTGGTGGTCGACCCCGACGTGCGCAACGGCAAGGCCGTCGCCCGCTTCCTCCGCGAGGGCTTCACCGCAGGACCCCTTGTCACCCTGCCCGAAGTGGACCTGCCGGACGTGTACCTGCCGGAGAAGAAGGCCCAACTGGCCTTCTTCTCACGCGAGGCGGCGCTGCTCCCCGCGTGA
- the pstA gene encoding phosphate ABC transporter permease PstA, whose translation MTVVQDTAHSVEDSAPRGPAGSAELPDQPRRIGGLTRSGVLALCGAALSGFCTAVLLFGQLAPLSGALGFTVTAYVAFLACYAVLTGLEEDGQAVRDRVMTVVLWTAATLLFLALALVVGFTAWRGHEALGHLNFLTEDMQSTGPLDPLDHGGIAHAMLGTLIMITIALAITVPLGLTCAVYLNQIPGRFSRFVRTIVEAMTALPSIVAGLMVYAVWILGLGMQKSGLAAGFAISVMMLPIVIRAADVVLRLVPGTLTEAAEALGAPRWRTVWHVVLPTSRSGLATAVILGTARGIGETSPVLLTAGYIAAVNANPTNGPMVSLPLAVFTFVKSPEPAQIARGFGAAAVLMALVLVLFTVARVIGGRGPGHLSRRQARRAARASRRDVDRFTELHAPALPLFDSVPQTTDPSATAFRPTTEGLGHKPGETD comes from the coding sequence ATGACCGTCGTCCAGGACACCGCCCACAGCGTCGAGGACTCGGCACCCCGCGGCCCTGCCGGGTCCGCCGAACTCCCCGACCAGCCACGCCGGATCGGCGGCCTGACCCGCTCGGGCGTGCTCGCCCTGTGCGGCGCCGCACTCTCCGGGTTCTGCACCGCCGTGCTGCTGTTCGGCCAACTCGCCCCGCTCTCCGGAGCGCTGGGGTTCACCGTCACCGCCTACGTCGCCTTCCTCGCCTGCTACGCGGTGCTGACCGGACTGGAGGAGGACGGTCAGGCCGTACGCGACCGGGTGATGACCGTGGTGCTGTGGACAGCGGCCACGCTGCTGTTCCTCGCGCTCGCCCTCGTCGTCGGCTTCACCGCCTGGCGCGGTCACGAGGCGCTGGGGCACCTCAACTTCCTCACCGAGGACATGCAGTCCACGGGCCCGCTGGACCCGCTGGACCACGGCGGTATCGCCCACGCGATGCTCGGCACCCTCATCATGATCACAATCGCCCTGGCGATCACCGTGCCGCTGGGTCTGACCTGCGCGGTCTACCTCAACCAGATCCCCGGCCGCTTCTCCCGGTTCGTCAGGACCATCGTGGAGGCCATGACGGCGCTGCCGTCGATCGTGGCCGGCCTGATGGTGTACGCGGTCTGGATCCTCGGCCTCGGCATGCAGAAGTCGGGCCTCGCGGCGGGCTTCGCGATCAGCGTGATGATGCTGCCGATCGTGATCCGCGCGGCGGACGTCGTACTCCGGCTGGTGCCGGGCACGCTGACCGAGGCGGCCGAGGCGCTGGGCGCTCCGCGCTGGCGCACCGTGTGGCACGTGGTCCTGCCGACCTCGCGCTCCGGGCTCGCCACCGCGGTGATCCTCGGCACCGCCCGCGGCATCGGCGAGACCTCGCCCGTACTGCTCACCGCCGGCTACATCGCGGCGGTCAACGCCAACCCGACGAACGGACCGATGGTCTCGCTGCCGCTGGCCGTCTTCACCTTCGTCAAGTCGCCCGAACCCGCGCAGATCGCCCGCGGTTTCGGCGCGGCGGCGGTCCTGATGGCCCTGGTCCTCGTGCTCTTCACCGTCGCCCGGGTGATCGGCGGCCGCGGCCCCGGCCATCTCAGCCGCCGGCAGGCCCGCCGCGCGGCCCGCGCCTCACGCCGTGACGTGGACCGCTTCACCGAACTCCACGCTCCCGCACTCCCGTTGTTCGACAGCGTCCCGCAGACCACCGACCCGTCCGCCACAGCCTTCAGGCCCACCACCGAGGGCCTGGGACACAAGCCCGGAGAAACCGACTGA